One window of Pelobates fuscus isolate aPelFus1 chromosome 9, aPelFus1.pri, whole genome shotgun sequence genomic DNA carries:
- the LOC134573166 gene encoding ficolin-2-like, with translation MRNQYMSKWFPISSAICLLTVLSHAEDICPEVKIVGVGSADKLTILRGCPGSPGSPGSKGDIGPLGEKGRDGIPGETGPPGQKGEKGESVTLPSMYAARNCKELLDQGSVLSDWYTIYPDGETPLKVLCDMGTDGGGWIVFQRRWDGSVNFFRDWKTYKKGFGSRLNEFWLGNDNLHMLTSAGTWELRVDLLDFENTKHFAKYSSFRIQGESEKYKLLLGEFTHGNAGDSLTFQNNMMFSTYDQDNDADSINCAGTHKGAWWYNKCHYSNLNGQYLLGVHSTYADGINWRTGKGYNYSYKYSEIKIRPV, from the exons ATGAGGAACCAATACATGTCCAAGTGGTTTCCCATATCTTCAGCAATCTGCCTACTAACCGTACTAAGTCATGCTGAAGACATATGTCCAG AAGTCAAAATTGTTGGAGTCGGAAGCGCGGACAAGTTAACTATACTCAGAGGATGTCCAGGTAGCCCAGGATCTCCTGGTTCTAAAGGGGACATTGGACCATTAGGAGAAAAAG GACGAGATGGAATCCCTGGTGAAACTGGGCCTCCAGGACAAAAAG GAGAGAAAGGAGAATCTGTTACACTCCCTTCAATGTATG CTGCCAGGAACTGTAAGGAGCTGTTGGATCAGGGCTCGGTTCTCAGTGACTGGTACACCATATACCCAGATGGTGAAACTCCACTGAAGGTGCTGTGTGATATGGGCACTGACGGAGGAGGCTGGATA GTTTTCCAAAGACGTTGGGATGGATCAGTTAATTTTTTTCGTGACTGGAAAACATACAAAAAGGGGTTTGGCAGCCGCCTGAACGAGTTTTGGTTGGGGAACGATAATCTTCACATGTTAACCTCTGCAG GCACATGGGAGCTCCGTGTTGATCTACTAGACTTTGAGAACACAAAGCACTTTGCCAAATACTCATCCTTTCGAATTCAGGGAGAGTCGGAGAAGTACAAATTATTACTTGGCGAGTTCACTCATGGTAATGCAG GAGATTCCCTAACATTCCAAAATAATATGATGTTTTCCACCTACGACCAAGATAACGATGCAGATTCAATAAATTGTGCTGGAACACACAAGGGTGCTTGGTGGTATAATAAATGTCACTACTCAAACCTAAATGGTCAATATTTGTTAGGGGTGCACAGCACGTATGCGGATGGAATCAACTGGAGAACTGGCAAAGGTTATAACTATTCTTACAAGTACTCTGAAATTAAAATACGACctgtgtaa